The proteins below come from a single Necator americanus strain Aroian chromosome V, whole genome shotgun sequence genomic window:
- a CDS encoding hypothetical protein (NECATOR_CHRV.G18342.T1): MNRLMREQERVQGIRVLSYQHPLIVDLFLRRLREEERSHAGFRIYNPNSRSRFSRSFRTHLSRDTLPLRKKDVFCGVYMTCEANCFIIPFHRLRKYRALVCPRETTGPSTFSPLSVHDVPQLILPGILDLSSTETRKERQITPGGDRDFHWKLTFFVIGKQPKRKTTVLECRMERAIA; the protein is encoded by the coding sequence TTCTAAGTTATCAACATCCTCTAATCGTCgacctttttttacgacgactaaGGGAGGaagagcggagccacgctggCTTTcgaatctacaacccgaactcacGGTCACGGTTCTCCCGTAGTTTCCGTACTCATCTATCTCGTGATAccctgcctttaagaaaaaaggatgtaTTCTGTGGAGTGTACATGACTTGCGAGGCCAACTGCTTCATTATACCATTTCATCGGCTTAGGAAGTATAGAGCGCTGGTTTGCCCTCGGGAGACTACTGGACCTTCAACATTCAGTCCTCTTAGCGTCCACGACGTGCCACAACTCATCCTACCAGGCATCCTTGACCTCTCTTCTACTGaaacaaggaaagaaaggCAGATAACTCCAGGAGGAGACAGGGACTTCCATTGGAAGTTAACCTTTTTTGTCATTGGCAAGCAACCGAAGAGGAAGACAACTGTGCTCGAATGtcgaatggagcgcgccataGCGTGA
- a CDS encoding hypothetical protein (NECATOR_CHRV.G18342.T2) has translation MREQERVQGIRVLSYQHPLIVDLFLRRLREEERSHAGFRIYNPNSRSRFSRSFRTHLSRDTLPLRKKDVFCGVYMTCEANCFIIPFHRLRKYRALVCPRETTGPSTFSPLSVHDVPQLILPGILDLSSTETRKERQITPGGDRDFHWKLTFFVIGKQPKRKTTVLECRMERAIA, from the coding sequence TTCTAAGTTATCAACATCCTCTAATCGTCgacctttttttacgacgactaaGGGAGGaagagcggagccacgctggCTTTcgaatctacaacccgaactcacGGTCACGGTTCTCCCGTAGTTTCCGTACTCATCTATCTCGTGATAccctgcctttaagaaaaaaggatgtaTTCTGTGGAGTGTACATGACTTGCGAGGCCAACTGCTTCATTATACCATTTCATCGGCTTAGGAAGTATAGAGCGCTGGTTTGCCCTCGGGAGACTACTGGACCTTCAACATTCAGTCCTCTTAGCGTCCACGACGTGCCACAACTCATCCTACCAGGCATCCTTGACCTCTCTTCTACTGaaacaaggaaagaaaggCAGATAACTCCAGGAGGAGACAGGGACTTCCATTGGAAGTTAACCTTTTTTGTCATTGGCAAGCAACCGAAGAGGAAGACAACTGTGCTCGAATGtcgaatggagcgcgccataGCGTGA